From one Flavobacteriales bacterium genomic stretch:
- a CDS encoding L,D-transpeptidase family protein — protein MRSLPALGILALLASCASPIAEPDIAEQAQAIEAVFETPAAYTVRTLDPAAISDFIAKHPEHLPDSNGIAGFYQRRGFQFAWFVNDSLSQSAAAFHNLVTSADTVYRELGYVRARLDELMLRGKVNGDHDCDSCMQHIELALTAQFFRFADKKYGGTVGKDLRELDWFIPRRKKNFDRLLDSLVAGRMDLSPVEPLHPQYAQLKSQLKRYHDLSSVQWPTLSLGDRRKLEPGNEDPLVPELRQRLMLLGDFIATGDSILLFSQDYDSLLVAAVMRFQERHGLHPDGVIGKGAIAQLNISPADRARTMLVNMERLRWVPEQNAPDLLLVNIPEFRLYVHEADTVAWSMVVVVGATATRTVIFSDSLSTIVFSPTWTPPPSIVRGEIMPALAKDPNYLKKKGMEVIGGSEKNPVIRQNPGASNALGRVKFLFPNSYSIYFHDTPSKSFFARESRAFSHGCIRLAEPQRFAEYLLRADTAWTTKKVKEAMHSGEEQYVRLKKKRPVSIGYFTAWVDRNGLLHFRDDVYGHDARLAEELFALPATMDSSGGRLEGDAVRLHAR, from the coding sequence ATGCGTTCACTTCCCGCCTTGGGCATCTTGGCCCTGCTTGCGTCCTGCGCCTCCCCCATCGCCGAACCCGACATCGCGGAGCAGGCGCAGGCCATCGAGGCCGTGTTCGAGACGCCGGCCGCCTACACGGTGCGGACACTGGACCCAGCGGCCATCAGCGACTTCATCGCGAAGCATCCCGAGCACCTTCCTGATTCCAACGGTATCGCGGGCTTCTACCAGCGGCGCGGATTCCAATTCGCTTGGTTCGTGAACGATTCGCTCTCGCAGAGCGCAGCCGCCTTCCACAACCTGGTGACCAGCGCCGATACGGTGTACCGCGAACTCGGCTACGTGCGCGCGCGCCTCGATGAACTGATGCTGCGCGGGAAGGTCAACGGCGATCACGACTGCGACAGCTGCATGCAGCACATCGAGTTGGCCCTCACGGCGCAATTCTTCCGTTTCGCCGACAAGAAATACGGGGGCACCGTGGGCAAGGACCTGCGTGAGCTCGACTGGTTCATCCCGCGCCGCAAGAAGAACTTCGACCGGCTGCTGGACTCGCTCGTGGCCGGCCGCATGGACCTATCACCGGTGGAGCCGCTGCACCCGCAGTATGCGCAGCTCAAGTCGCAGTTGAAACGGTACCACGACCTCTCCTCCGTGCAGTGGCCTACGCTGAGCCTCGGTGATCGCCGCAAGCTCGAGCCCGGGAACGAGGATCCACTGGTGCCCGAACTGCGGCAACGGTTGATGCTGCTCGGAGACTTCATCGCCACAGGCGACAGCATCCTGCTTTTCAGCCAGGATTACGACAGCCTGCTCGTGGCCGCTGTGATGCGCTTCCAGGAACGCCACGGACTGCACCCCGATGGCGTGATCGGCAAAGGCGCGATCGCGCAGCTGAACATCTCACCAGCGGACCGCGCGCGCACGATGCTCGTGAACATGGAGCGCCTGCGCTGGGTGCCCGAGCAGAACGCCCCCGACCTGCTGCTGGTGAACATCCCCGAGTTCCGCCTCTACGTGCATGAAGCCGACACCGTGGCGTGGAGCATGGTGGTGGTGGTGGGCGCCACGGCGACGCGTACCGTGATCTTCAGCGATTCGCTCAGCACCATCGTCTTCAGCCCCACCTGGACGCCACCGCCCAGCATCGTGCGCGGAGAGATCATGCCTGCCCTTGCCAAGGACCCGAACTACCTCAAGAAGAAAGGCATGGAGGTGATCGGCGGATCGGAGAAGAATCCGGTCATCCGACAGAATCCTGGCGCGAGCAATGCGTTGGGCCGCGTGAAATTCCTCTTCCCCAACAGCTACAGCATCTACTTCCACGACACGCCCAGCAAGAGCTTCTTCGCCCGCGAGAGCCGCGCCTTCAGCCACGGCTGCATCCGCCTCGCCGAGCCGCAGCGCTTTGCCGAGTACCTGCTACGCGCCGATACGGCCTGGACCACGAAGAAGGTGAAGGAGGCCATGCACAGCGGCGAGGAGCAATATGTGCGGCTGAAGAAGAAACGCCCCGTGAGCATCGGCTACTTCACAGCCTGGGTGGATCGAAACGGCCTGTTGCACTTCCGCGACGATGTGTACGGCCACGATGCGCGGCTGGCGGAGGAGCTCTTCGCGCTGCCTGCCACGATGGATTCTTCTGGAGGGCGACTGGAAGGGGATGCGGTGCGCTTACACGCCCGGTGA
- a CDS encoding murein L,D-transpeptidase catalytic domain family protein, with product MKLNWALLLPLLWLLPAAAPAPDPSAGPSVDEVRELYTQIGLEGCVAESAFSKGFSSVARRAARPKVLAIADMTLPSTAKRLSIIDLEKKELLLTTYVAHGQGSGELLCTSFSNRHGSHATSKGLYRVGAEIISPKHGAALLLHGLDANLNCQALAREVIMHGADYVSEAFIAEHGRLGRSWGCPAVSRTDMPRMIELLADGGYLYVHGR from the coding sequence ATGAAGCTCAACTGGGCCTTGCTATTGCCGTTGCTTTGGCTGCTACCAGCGGCTGCACCCGCCCCTGACCCATCGGCTGGTCCCTCGGTGGATGAAGTTCGCGAGCTCTACACGCAGATCGGACTTGAAGGCTGCGTGGCTGAGAGCGCCTTCAGCAAGGGATTCAGCAGCGTAGCGCGAAGGGCGGCCCGGCCGAAGGTGCTGGCCATCGCCGACATGACCTTGCCCAGCACCGCGAAGCGCCTCTCGATCATCGACCTGGAGAAGAAAGAACTGCTGCTCACCACCTACGTGGCGCATGGACAGGGCTCGGGCGAACTGCTCTGCACCAGCTTCAGCAACCGTCACGGCTCACATGCCACCAGCAAAGGGTTGTACCGCGTGGGCGCCGAGATCATCAGCCCCAAGCACGGCGCCGCGCTGCTGCTGCACGGCCTCGATGCCAACCTCAACTGCCAGGCACTCGCGCGTGAAGTAATCATGCACGGCGCCGATTACGTGAGCGAGGCCTTCATTGCCGAGCACGGACGGCTGGGCCGGAGCTGGGGATGCCCCGCCGTGAGCCGCACCGACATGCCGCGCATGATCGAATTGCTGGCCGACGGTGGATATCTGTACGTCCACGGCCGCTGA